The Meleagris gallopavo isolate NT-WF06-2002-E0010 breed Aviagen turkey brand Nicholas breeding stock chromosome 10, Turkey_5.1, whole genome shotgun sequence genome contains a region encoding:
- the RPF1 gene encoding ribosome production factor 1 codes for MFLRWKQQQRKEKLALKKKRRKEREALGDKAPPKAIPKTIENQRIYDETTVDPNDEEVAFDIATDEFAPYFNRQTVPKILITTSDRPRGRTVRFCEQLSTVIPNSHVYYRRGLALKRIIPQCIARDFTDLIVINEDRKIPNGLVLSHLPDGPTAHFRMSSVRLRKEIKRKGKQPTEHVPEVILNNFTTRLGHSIGRMFASLFPHDPQFIGRQVATFHNQRDFIFFRFHRYIFKSEKKVGIQELGPRFTLKLRSLQKGTFDSKFGEYEWIHKRREMDTSRRKFHL; via the exons ATGTTCCTTCgctggaaacagcagcagaggaag GAGAAGCTGGCGctcaagaagaaaaggaggaaggagcGAGAAGCCCTCGGGGACAAG GCACCTCCAAAAGCCATTCCAAAGACTATTGAAAATCAGAGAATTTATGATGAAACAACTGTAGATCCCAATGATGAAGAG GTTGCTTTCGATATAGCGACTGATGAATTTGCACCATATTTCAACAGACAAACAGTTCCAAAGATTCTTATTACAACATCAGACAGACCTCGTGGG AGAACAGTGAGATTCTGTGAACAGTTGTCTACTGTGATACCTAACTCGCATGTCTACTATCGCAGAGGATTGGCTTTGAAAAGAATTATTCCACAGTGTATCGCAAGGGACTTCACAGATCTAATTGTCATTAATGAAGATCGCAAAATACCAA ATGGGCTTGTTTTAAGTCACCTTCCTGATGGTCCAACTGCTCATTTTAGAATGAGCAGTGTCCGTCTGCGTAAAGAAATAAAG AGGAAGGGGAAACAACCCACAGAACATGTACCTGAAGTAATCCTGAATAATTTTACAACACGACTGGGCCATTCTATTGGTCGCATGTTTGCTTCTCTCTTCCCACATGATCCTCAGTTCATTGGAAGACAAGTAGCTACATTTCATAACCAGCGAGACTTCATCTTTTTCAGATTCCACAG gTATATATTCAAGAGTGAAAAGAAAGTGGGAATTCAAGAACTTGGGCCACGTTTTACGTTAAAATTGAGGTCTCTTCAGAAGGGAACCTTTGATTCCAAATTTGGAGAATACGAATGGATTCATAAG cGTCGAGAAATGGACACAAGTAGAAGAAAATTTCACTTGTAA